Proteins encoded together in one uncultured Flavobacterium sp. window:
- a CDS encoding MbnP family protein has protein sequence MKNTLYKAFAIVAMAISLVSCSSDDNSNTVSGNGKIILEFDNAYGANDLILNTQGNTTSNNEVLKISTIKYIISNVVLTKADGTTFTYPKSKSYFIADESTAAGREFELTDVPAGDYIKVKFGIGVDEEQWKLGAAGQGDFLAQADKAGMLWSWAAGYKFLAFEGTFTSPTVTTPTSFMIHTGKTGTDYNYTEVTVDMPTKALVRTTITPEVHLITDLSKIIDGKNKIKLSDNNAGGMGAMIMGGANLPLITQNISAMFRVDHVHND, from the coding sequence ATGAAAAATACTTTATACAAAGCATTCGCTATTGTAGCAATGGCTATATCTCTGGTTTCATGTTCAAGTGATGATAACAGCAATACGGTTTCAGGAAACGGAAAAATTATCTTAGAATTTGATAACGCTTACGGCGCAAACGATCTTATTTTAAACACTCAGGGAAATACAACTTCTAACAATGAAGTATTAAAAATCAGTACTATTAAGTACATTATTAGCAATGTCGTTTTGACAAAAGCCGACGGAACTACTTTTACATATCCTAAAAGCAAAAGTTATTTTATTGCTGATGAATCAACTGCAGCTGGGCGCGAATTCGAACTTACAGATGTTCCTGCGGGAGATTACATAAAAGTAAAATTCGGAATTGGAGTTGATGAGGAGCAGTGGAAATTAGGAGCAGCAGGTCAGGGTGATTTTCTTGCGCAGGCTGATAAAGCAGGAATGTTGTGGTCTTGGGCAGCAGGTTATAAATTCCTTGCTTTCGAAGGTACTTTTACATCTCCAACCGTCACTACTCCAACTTCTTTTATGATTCACACCGGCAAAACAGGAACAGATTACAACTATACCGAAGTAACTGTTGATATGCCAACAAAAGCTTTGGTTCGTACTACAATTACTCCCGAAGTTCACTTAATTACAGACTTGTCTAAAATTATTGACGGAAAAAACAAAATCAAACTTTCTGACAACAATGCCGGCGGAATGGGTGCAATGATTATGGGCGGAGCTAATTTGCCATTAATTACCCAAAACATTAGCGCAATGTTTAGAGTTGACCACGTACATAACGACTAA
- a CDS encoding cytochrome c peroxidase, with protein MLKIKHFLLLILPLLWSCSDQDDKYVNIPLEFKVPSNFPDLAYNIALNPPTEKGFELGKKLFYDGRLASDGVVSCGFCHIQANAFTHHGHTVSHGVDNAQGTRNTPSIQNLAYQTTFMYDGAADHLDLQPIIPLTSIIEMNGDLNAILKMMKADKDYQKLFGQAFDDGAITTENMLKALSQFMVMIVSSNSKFDKYRRNESGGTLTSDELAGYNLFKSKCASCHATDLQTDNSFRNNGLAVNPMVNDVGRYKVTELASDYYKFKVPSLRNVEVSGPYMHDGRFGTLEGVLDHYASGIESSATLDPILKQNGKLGIALSETDKKQIIAFLKTLTDNQYLTDKRFSEF; from the coding sequence ATGCTGAAAATAAAACATTTTCTATTGTTAATCCTTCCGTTGTTATGGAGTTGTTCTGATCAGGATGACAAGTATGTAAACATTCCTTTAGAATTTAAAGTTCCATCTAATTTTCCTGATTTAGCATACAATATTGCACTGAATCCGCCAACAGAAAAAGGATTTGAATTGGGTAAAAAACTGTTCTATGACGGACGTTTAGCTTCTGATGGAGTTGTTTCCTGCGGGTTTTGTCACATACAAGCCAATGCTTTTACACATCACGGACATACTGTAAGTCATGGCGTAGATAATGCTCAAGGAACACGAAACACGCCATCGATTCAGAATTTGGCGTATCAAACCACATTTATGTACGATGGAGCGGCAGATCATTTAGACTTACAACCCATAATTCCGTTGACGAGTATTATTGAAATGAATGGTGATTTGAATGCCATATTAAAAATGATGAAAGCCGATAAAGATTATCAAAAACTATTCGGACAAGCTTTTGATGATGGCGCAATTACAACCGAAAACATGCTTAAAGCACTTTCGCAATTTATGGTAATGATCGTTTCGTCTAATTCAAAATTTGACAAATACAGACGAAATGAATCTGGCGGAACTTTGACCTCAGATGAATTAGCAGGATACAATTTGTTTAAATCAAAATGCGCGTCTTGTCACGCAACAGACTTACAAACCGATAATTCATTTCGTAATAATGGTCTTGCTGTAAACCCAATGGTAAATGATGTTGGCCGTTACAAAGTAACTGAATTAGCAAGTGATTATTACAAATTCAAAGTGCCAAGTTTACGAAACGTAGAAGTTTCAGGACCTTATATGCATGACGGAAGATTTGGAACTCTTGAAGGCGTTTTAGATCATTATGCAAGCGGAATAGAATCTTCGGCAACTTTAGATCCAATATTAAAACAGAATGGGAAATTAGGAATTGCGCTTTCTGAAACAGATAAAAAACAAATAATAGCTTTCCTGAAAACGTTGACTGACAATCAATATTTGACAGATAAACGTTTTTCAGAATTTTAA
- a CDS encoding transporter — MKKLTIMFTLLVGFSAFSFTVKDSISAFTFQRLAMMEDFDCDACGCSASGGSMGFSSMLNNNFVGLRYFKQSYTSRDGIFANSPWIDENFNTIQAWARIPVTEKIQISALVPYHFHERELTAGTESISGLGDITVMALYTVFETKKDSTFFTHKINLGGGVKIPTGKFTEANNLGSVNQSFQLGTGSWDFPLVSEYVIKHKNLGLNTTLNYIFKTENSKNYQYGDQFNYAGTFFYLFDLKSVQIVPQAGLAGEVYQTNKQHSLDLPNTAGDILFGKFGIEAGKDKFSVGINAMLPISQNLSNGNMEANYRWSINLNYTL; from the coding sequence ATGAAAAAATTAACAATAATGTTTACGCTTTTGGTTGGTTTCTCAGCCTTTAGTTTTACAGTAAAAGATAGTATTTCGGCGTTCACTTTTCAGCGTTTGGCAATGATGGAAGATTTTGATTGTGATGCTTGTGGCTGTTCTGCAAGTGGTGGAAGTATGGGTTTTAGTTCGATGTTGAACAATAATTTTGTAGGTTTAAGATACTTCAAACAAAGTTATACAAGTCGCGACGGAATCTTTGCCAATTCGCCTTGGATCGATGAAAACTTTAATACTATTCAGGCTTGGGCAAGAATTCCCGTTACGGAGAAAATTCAGATTTCGGCTTTAGTACCTTATCATTTTCATGAGAGAGAATTAACTGCGGGAACTGAAAGCATTTCAGGATTAGGAGATATTACCGTGATGGCTTTGTATACGGTTTTTGAAACAAAAAAAGACAGCACGTTTTTTACCCATAAAATAAACCTTGGCGGAGGTGTTAAAATTCCGACTGGAAAATTTACAGAAGCCAATAATTTAGGAAGTGTAAATCAAAGTTTTCAATTAGGAACCGGAAGTTGGGATTTTCCTTTGGTTTCGGAATATGTGATTAAGCACAAAAACCTGGGTTTAAACACTACGCTTAATTATATTTTCAAAACCGAGAACAGCAAAAATTACCAATACGGCGATCAGTTTAATTATGCGGGAACCTTCTTTTATTTATTTGATTTAAAATCGGTTCAAATTGTTCCACAAGCTGGTTTGGCAGGCGAAGTATATCAAACCAACAAACAACATAGTTTGGATTTGCCTAATACGGCAGGCGATATTTTATTTGGAAAATTTGGCATTGAAGCCGGAAAAGATAAATTTTCGGTTGGTATAAATGCAATGCTGCCTATCAGCCAAAATTTATCAAATGGCAATATGGAAGCTAATTACAGATGGAGTATAAACTTGAATTATACACTCTAA